The DNA segment CTGATGCCGCACAAGTATGAAAAGTGTGCCTTCCAGTGGTTCCGCTTTGTCATGACAGCACTGACCCCAGCCCTGCTGGTGGGCATTGGTATCGCCTACACCAACCTGCAGGAAGTGCTCGATGCCTTCACCATTCAGTATGTGATTCTGGTCGCCATGACCGTTATCGGTGCCATTATTGGCTCTGGCTTAATTGGAATGCTGCTTGGCTTTTACCCCGTTGAAGCGGCAATTACTGGCGGTCTGTGCATGGCGAATATGGGCGGAACCGGTGATGTTGCGGTGCTCTCTGCATCGAAGCGTATGGGACTGATGCCGTTCGCTCAGATCTCATCCCGTATTGGTGGAGCATTCATGCTGATTTTGGCAACTGCGCTTATCAAGCTGTTTATCTAGCCTGCACGCTGATGGCAGCTGTGCCAACTTTGCAACTTTTTGACATGATGGAGAAATAGAATGGCCCTTTTTACAAAAGAAGAAGCTCTTGCGTACCATGAAGCTCCCCGCCGAGGGAAAACAGAAGTCATTCCCGTCAAACCGTGCATCAACCAAAAAGATTTGTCTCTAGCATATTCTCCGGGTGTGGCAGAGGCGTGTAAGGCTATTGCCGAAGACGAGACAAAGGCCGCGCTGTACACGGGACGTTCTAATCTCGTTGCGGTTGTATCCAATGGCTCTGCGGTTCTGGGGCTAGGCAACATTGGTCCGCTGGCTGGCAAGCCCGTCATGGAAGGCAAGGGCATTCTGTTTAAGAATTTTGCCGACATTGACGTGTATGACATCAACCTTCAGGTCGAAAGTGCAGATCAGCTTATTGAAGTTGTTAAGACAATGGAGCCGACCTTTGGCGGTATTAACCTTGAGGACATCAAGTCTCCTGAGTGTTTCTACATTGAAGAGCGTCTGAAAAAGGAAATGAACATCCCGGTGTTCCATGACGATCAGCATGGAACGGCAGTTATTTCTGGCGCTGGACTTCTGAATGCCTGTGAAATCACAAACCGCCGTCCAGAAGATCTCAAGGTTGTCATTGTTGGGGCCGGTGCTGCGGGTATTGCCTGCGCAAAGTTCTATGTGTCTCTTGGCGTGGACCCCGGCAATGTCTTTATGTTTGACTCCAAGGGCCTGATTTATGAAGGGCGCCCCGGCGTGAAAGAGGTGAGCAGAATTTTTGCCCAGAAGAAGGACCACGGAAGTCTTGCCGAAGTCATCAAGGGCGCAGACATGATGCTTGGGCTTTCTGTTGGTGGGCTGCTGACCAAGGATATGGTGGCCTCTATGGCTCCAGACCCGATTATCTTTGCAATGGCGAATCCCGATCCGGAAATCAGCTATGCTGATGCAAAGGAAGCATCTCCCCGCTGTATCATGGGTACTGGCCGTTCGGACAATCCCAATCAGGTCAACAACGTTTCTGGCTTCCCCTATATCTTCCGAGGAGCGCTGGACGTTCAGGCCACGGAAATCAATGAAGAGATGAAGATTGCTGCGGCCCATTCTCTTGCTGATCTGGCAAAGGAACCCGTACCGGAAAGCATTTGTGCCATGTATGGCGGTCGGGAAATGTCCTTTGGACCTGATTATGTCATTCCGACCCCTCTGGACCCGCGTGTGCTGGAGTGGGAGACCCCGGCAGTAGCCAAGGCTGCAATGGATACTGGTGTGGCCAAGGCGCCAATTGCTGATCTTGACGCATACCGCAAGAGCCTGACCGAAAGAGTTAGCGCATCCCGGGCACGAATTGAGGCCCATGTTGCGCAGTACTATAAATAGTTCTGGAAACGCAGGTGGACTTCCCAACAGTGTGTTGGCGCATATTCCGATGTCACCCTGTCTGCCTGTAGAACTGAAAGACCCGTCACAGCGTGGCGGGTCTTTTTCGTTGTGGCAAAAGGGCTGGTTAGGCCGGAATAAGTGTCAGGAGAGTCACCTCTGAGGGAACGCCAAGCCGGATGGGCGGACCCCAGTAGCCAGTGCCCCGGCTGACGTAAATGTGTGTATTTTTGACCTTGTGCAGGCCAGACAGGAACGGTTGGGCGAGGTCAACAGCGTATTTCCACGGGAGAAACTGCCCGCCGTGGGTATGCCCGCATACAAGAAGGTCATAGTTGGAATCGGCAGCTTCATAAACGCTTTGCGGGCGGTGCGCCAAAAGGATTTTGACGTCTGATTCCCGGCTTCCTTTCTGTGCGAGGCTGGGGCTGGAAATGTGATTTGGGTAATACTTGGGACCAGATATGTCTGGAACACCACAGACGAGGAGGCGGTCAGTGCCGTGGGTTATGGCGGTATGTTCACTCATGAGCACTGTAAAACCAAGGTGCTTGAGTTCTGCTATCCAGTCTTCTGCATTGGTGTAGTACTCGTGGTTTCCTGTTACGTAAAAGCGCCCATATCGGGCTGAGAGCTTGTTTAATGGGGCAACTTCGTTGCGGACCCGCGAGGCTATGCTGTCCGAGAGATCGCCAGTGAGCGCGACGATGTCGGGTTTTGTGGCGTTAACCATATTGACGATGCCCCAGAGCCAGTCAGTGCTGCGTGGGCGATTGATGTGCAGGTCCGAAAGAAGCGCGATGGTGAAGCCGTGAAAAGCCTTGGGGAGTTTGGCAATGGGGACGTCAACTCGAAGGAGTTCTGGGCGTCGCAGGGCTTCGAAGCCTCCATAGCCAGCAAGACCTCCTGCCAGAAGAATGATGCCGCCGTTGAGTGCATTGGTCAGAAACTGACGGCGTTCAG comes from the Desulfobaculum bizertense DSM 18034 genome and includes:
- a CDS encoding metallophosphoesterase: MIFLIIISIVLALLSIYIGWRMIPPLGWEPRWKTVAWIFVFTPLLFAPVELFILSAGDSGLWADYARFGIYALISVFSLIFFLLLVRDLSFALQKFTLTCTSLLGAKKPRTPQKEPRHDPERRQFLTNALNGGIILLAGGLAGYGGFEALRRPELLRVDVPIAKLPKAFHGFTIALLSDLHINRPRSTDWLWGIVNMVNATKPDIVALTGDLSDSIASRVRNEVAPLNKLSARYGRFYVTGNHEYYTNAEDWIAELKHLGFTVLMSEHTAITHGTDRLLVCGVPDISGPKYYPNHISSPSLAQKGSRESDVKILLAHRPQSVYEAADSNYDLLVCGHTHGGQFLPWKYAVDLAQPFLSGLHKVKNTHIYVSRGTGYWGPPIRLGVPSEVTLLTLIPA
- a CDS encoding malic enzyme-like NAD(P)-binding protein, whose translation is MALFTKEEALAYHEAPRRGKTEVIPVKPCINQKDLSLAYSPGVAEACKAIAEDETKAALYTGRSNLVAVVSNGSAVLGLGNIGPLAGKPVMEGKGILFKNFADIDVYDINLQVESADQLIEVVKTMEPTFGGINLEDIKSPECFYIEERLKKEMNIPVFHDDQHGTAVISGAGLLNACEITNRRPEDLKVVIVGAGAAGIACAKFYVSLGVDPGNVFMFDSKGLIYEGRPGVKEVSRIFAQKKDHGSLAEVIKGADMMLGLSVGGLLTKDMVASMAPDPIIFAMANPDPEISYADAKEASPRCIMGTGRSDNPNQVNNVSGFPYIFRGALDVQATEINEEMKIAAAHSLADLAKEPVPESICAMYGGREMSFGPDYVIPTPLDPRVLEWETPAVAKAAMDTGVAKAPIADLDAYRKSLTERVSASRARIEAHVAQYYK